From Triticum urartu cultivar G1812 chromosome 2, Tu2.1, whole genome shotgun sequence, a single genomic window includes:
- the LOC125541485 gene encoding uncharacterized protein LOC125541485: MGKGNNLAYLDEKLSLFDNLDRNTFCNDMIDYMLQQLNYALDQLEIGLWCPPGKTVANMVPIDFEFDCLKMARASVHSKELVLFVNHVKRSEEDDIAYRAGPELPRVILSPISKDKLRHMKSESTEGIVDNAENSGKMLDSGTVEDPENSEISDNSEDSEEDWECDSGTDPTWYDSDYAMDEDDDLYDKNVDDAVKDALFEKGKQIGAEYRHVPGTDDVTEDDLKLPEEEDLEKMHKSDSDDEEYKKKKKKENPIYKFKTFNPFVDIENPQFKLGMVFDSVELVRKAVAHYAVKNRVQIKKKRNNKQRFEAICSEGCPWKQVAVADNRTQSFLVKTFVGEHNCEKVWDVKELTAPYLAKNYVEKFRDNDKMSLSTFGRKVRKKYNMEVSRHKFGRARKAALEVVHGDEVKQYTLLWKYAQELRTSNPGSSFYLNLEHGLFSTCYFSLAACKIGWLKGCRPIICLDGTFIKTEYGGQLLTAVGIDGNDSIYPIAMALVETECHASWSWFLATLKQDLNILNTSNFSIMSDKQKGLIKAVQEHFHDSEHRFCVRHL, translated from the exons ATGGGGAAAGGAAATAACTTGGCATATTTGGATGAGAAATTATCATTGTTTGATAACCTTGACAGGAACACTTTCTGCAATGATATGATTGACTATATGCTTCAGCAGTTAAACTATGCACTTGATCAGCTAGAAATTGGGTTATGGTGCCCACCTGGTAAAACAGTAGCTAATATGGTCCCAATTGACTTTGAATTTGACTGTCTCAAGATGGCAAGAGCTTCTGTGCATTCTAAGGAACTTGTTTTATTTGTGAATCATGTGAAAAGAAGTGAGGAAGATGACATTGCCTATAGGGCTGGGCCTGAACTGCCTCGAGTAATACTTAGCCCTATAAGCAAAGATAAATTGAGGCACATGAAATCAGAGAGCACAGAAGGTATTGTAGATAATGCTGAAAATTCAGGAAAAATGCTAGATTCAGGTACTGTAGAGGATCCTGAAAATTCAGAAATTTCAGATAACTCAGAAGATTCAGAAGAGGACTGGGAATGTGATTCAGGGACTGATCCTACTTGGTATGATAGTGATTATGCAATGGATGAAGATGATGATTTGTATGACAAAAATGTAGATGATGCTGTGAAGGATGCATTGTTTGAGAAGGGGAAGCAAATAGGAGCTGAGTACAGACATGTTCCAGGCACAGATGATGTCACTGAAGATGACTTAAAGCTCCCAGAAGAGGAAGATTTGGAGAAAATGCACAAGAGTGACTCTGATGATGAGGAGtacaagaagaagaaaaagaaagagaaccCCATATACAAGTTCAAAACATTTAACCCATTTGTTGACATTGAAAATCCTCAATTCAAACTAGGGATGGTCTTTGATTCAGTTGAGCTAGTGAGGAAAGCAGTAGCACATTATGCAGTGAAGAATAGAGTGCAAATCAAGAAAAAGAGAAACAACAAGCAGAGGTTTGAGGCAATATGTTCAGAGGGATGCCCTTGGAAACAGGTGGCTGTGGCAGATAATAGGACACAGTCCTTTCTTGTGAAGACATTTGTTGGAGAGCACAACTGTGAGAAGGTCTGGGATGTGAAAGAACTGACAGCCCCCTATCTGGCAAAGAATTATGTAGAGAAGTTCAGAGACAATGACAAGATGTCATTGTCTACATTTGGAAGGAAAGTGAGGAAGAAATATAACATGGAAGTAAGTAGGCACAAATTTGGGAGAGCTAGGAAAGCAGCATTGGAAGTGGTGCATGGGGATGAGGTGAAGCAATATACACTTCTCTGGAAATATGCACAGGAATTGAGAACTAGCAACCCAGGATCTTCTTTCTATCTGAACCTAGAGCATGGATTGTTTAGCACATGTTACTTTAGTCTTGCAGCTTGCAAGATAGGGTGGCTCAAGGGTTGCAGGCCCATTATATGCCTTGATGGCACATTTATAAAGACAGAATATGGTGGTCAGTTGCTAACTGCAGTAGGTATCGATGGGAATGATTCTATCTATCCAATTGCAATGGCACTGGTGGAGACAGAGTGCCATGCATCATGGTCTTGGTTCCTAGCTACACTAAAGCAAGATCTTAATATTCTAAACACAAGCAATTTCAGCATTATGAGTGATAAACAGAAG GGGCTCATCAAAGCTGTACAGGAGCATTTCCATGACTCTGAGCACAGGTTTTGTGTTAGACACCTATAG